TGTGCAAAGTGGGTAGAGGGAGAGTCCCACAGAGGGCTACCAGGAACCTGCAGGAGACAGGTGCCGTCGTGTCCCGTCCCGTGAGCTCTGGGCGCGATCCTGGGCCGACTGAGTGATGCCCCAGGGGCCCAAAGCCACCACAACTTGGGGATGACCACACCTGCGTGGCCCACGGTAGCATCATGTTGCTCTCAgggtcctgcaccccaccccaccccgactcCCTGGCCGCCTGGCCCTGCCTTCCTCACACCTGTTTCCTCAGGTaacctgggccctgggggcacTGTCGGCCAGCGAAGCTGGGACTCCGCTCCCCgaggggcagcagggcccccCAGCTAGATGCCCAGGGCGCCTCCTGGAGCTGAGGGGTATGGCCTGCTCGGGAGCGgctgggcgggcgggcaggcTGGAGGAAGCGGAGCCTGAGCTCCAGTGGTCTCCACCACAGGGAACATCCGGCTGCTGTGTCGCCTGAGGCCAGGGACGCCTTCCAGCCTGGTGAGCGTGGAACCCGGGCGCAGGGGCACGGTCACCACCTGCTACCGAGGGCGCCAGCGTTGCTTCCGCCTGGACTGGGTCTTCGCTCCCGACGCCAGCCAGGAGGAGGTGAGGACCACCTGTGTGTCTTCCATCCTGAGTCCCCTGGAGGCCGGAGGAAACTCTGGCTTCCCagtccctgtccctctgcccacctggaggaggaagaggcgggGCCCCAGCAGGGAGGGGGGGTCCTGGGGAGGGCTGTGCTTTCTTCCTGGAAGCCAAGGAAACGGGCACCGGGTGGCAGTTCTGGCTTACGCACAGCCGGACACAGTGTAGGGCCTGGCCTCGTGGCGAGCACCAGGTCTGCCCAGCCGTGGGGGCAGCCTCTCCATCTGTACCCAGACCTGAGCGCTGTGGCTCCTGCGGCAAAGGAGATGACCTCAGGGCTAGGAGGGGCGTGGGCAGGGGACGGAGCTGGTGGTCGTGCAGACCCGGCTCTGCTGCCAGCTGGCCTCACAGGGACAGCATGATGGCAGTGCCCGGTGAGTGGCTGGGGGCCACCGCTGGGTCCTTTCTCACTCTCCCTGGCCCTGCACAAGGCCCCTCACctgcattccccacttctgcccccCTGACCAGCACTCCCAGGGCCGCTCTGTCCGGTCATTTAGATTCTGGCTGAGCGCAAGCAGAGCTGGCAACTCCCCAGTCACTGGGACCTCAATGCACCGCAGACGCTGCTGGTGCTGCCCACTGGCCAACAGTGCGACTGCTCTAGCTCTgcccgctccccaccccccattacCCTTGCAGCCTCTGGGGCCCAGGCTCCAGGAGCCACCATCCCCCACACCCAGGGCCTTTGCTAGGTGCGACCTCTCTGCCAAGCCCAGGAGCCCTTGTAGGTGCACTGCACGCCTTCCCCCTGCCTCACCGAGGGAGGCCTAAGCAAGGCACACACAGGGACAACCtgtgtccagccccagcctctgagaggtagagttacagacagtgagagagggagagacagaaaggtcttccgtctgttggttcactcccccaaatggctgcaacagccggagctgtgcagatctgaagccaggagccaggtgcttcttccaggtctcctatatgggtgcaggggcccaaggacgtaggccatctactactgctttcccaggccacagcagagagctggattggaagggcagcagccgggactagaaccgacgcccatatgggatgccggtgccgcaggcggaggattaacctactgtgccacagcctggGGTTAGGGGACTTTTGCAAAtacctcccccaccctgccctggtcCCTGGAGTCAgcatcccaccccccacccccaaggtgGAAGGGGCTTGGGACACGGCTCCCTGCTGTCCTGCCCTAGGTcttcagggagctggagccagccgTGCTGTCCTGTCTCCGAGGCTACAGCGTCTGCATCTTCACCTACGGACAGACCGGGGCAGGGAAGACCTACAGCATGGAGGTGGGGTGCAGGAAGGCCTCAGGGCTGTAGGTGGCTCCAGGGGCCGGGCTGGGAGCCCACCATTGTGCCCACCCATCCCCAGGGCCCACCCGAGGACCCGGGCATAGCTCCTAGGGCGCTGCAATCGCTGTTCCGGGAGATGGGGGCTGCAGGGCGGCACCGTGTGACCCTCAGCATGGTGGAGATCTACAACGAGGCCGTCAGGTCAGCAGTGGGCAGCGCCTGGCCCGGGCCCCGCGGCCACCGGATGACCTCTGCAGCCAAGCCCCACCCCCCTTTCTCACCAGGGacctcctggcccctgggccccCGGAGCGCCTGGCAGTGAGGCAGGGCCCGGCGGGtcagggaggggtgcaggtggccgGCCTCACCCACTGGGACGTGCCCAACCTGGACACGCTACACCAGGTACGGCTGTCCCGCAGGCCTCTGCCCCGCGGTTCCGCCCGAGCGGCGAGCACCCGCACCCAGGGCAGCCCTGTTGCTCCGCGCTCCAGATGCTGAGCCTGgggaggagcaaccgggccacCGCCGCCACAGCCATGAACCAGCACAGCTCCCGCTCGCACGCCCTGGTGACGCTGACCCTGTCTCCACCGCGGGCCCCGGGCACCACAGGTACCACGcgggtccctgagcccctgcggGGTGTGCGGCGCCCTGGAGGCACCGCCTCCCTCCACGCCGGCCGCGCTCGCCCCTGCAGGCACGCTGCACCTGGTGGACCTGGCGGGGTCCGAGCGCGCGTGGAGGGCGGGAGCGGCCGGCGCACACCAGGCAGGCCCGGAGGGTGCTCGGAGGCTGCGGGAGGCCCGGACTATCAACCGCTCGCTGCTGGCGCTCGGGGGCGTGATGGCTGCACTGCGGGCTCGCAGGCCACACGTGCCCTTCCGCGACTCGCAGCTCACTCGCCTGCTGCAACCGGCGCTCGGTCCCGGGACCACAGCGGTGCTGCTACTGCAGGTGGGCggaggcgggcgcggggcggTGGTCCGTGCACAGGGCGGAGCCTGCCACCCACGACGCTCGCCCCGCAGATCTCCACGCGGCCGGAGGACCTCGGGGAGACTGTGTGTTCGCTCAAGTTCGCCGAGAGGGTGGGTCAGGTGGAGCTGGGGCCGGCCCGGCGCCGCAGGACCCCGCGCTCGGGGACACCCTCTTCCCTCGGCAGTGGGAcgccgcccacgcccacgcccacgccgccGTCCGCGGgcagccctcccagccccagccgcagccCCGCCCTGACGCCCCCAGAGGGTCGCAGCCTAGCCTGAAGGTCTGGGGCTGcacctctgcaggcagaggcagcaggaaagccccagaccccacccctctcccaagGCACCACCTCTTTGCTGTCTGGGGGCCTCCagagctgccccagccctggccaagtgTTGTCTGTCGATGGGGAGGGGCAGCCACTAGGCCACAGACCCTCGGCTCCCTCCTTATCACCATTTGTCCTTATCAGCACAGCAGGGGTGCCCAGACCTGGCCAAGTGGTTGCCCAAGTCCCCGACCCTGCCCCCAAGTCAGACTTGGTATGAAAATGCTGTAAAATTCCTTTACTATCCCCTGCTCCCACCACGGAGGATCCAGTGTTTATTCCCTACCCGCTGTCCCCAAAAAGGTGCTCCCCTTTCCAGACAGGGTCCAGCACTGgattctccctcccccagcccgagGCCAGTGTGGGCAGTGATGGATGgttgggttggggtgggggaagatgGGACCAGGAATGGCTGCCGAGTCGAGCCCTGCCCTCCCAGCCGCGGGGGTGTGCCCAGCTGggggcacagccctgggaggTGCAGCCTAATAAACACGATCGGCTCAGCAAGGTCGGTGCCTCCTGTCTCCAGGCTGCTGTGGCGGCAGACCCCCTCAGAGCTTTGGTTCTGGGCCCTGGAGCTGGTGGGGGCGGGCGGGAGGGAGAGGCGGCCCCGGCCTCCGTAGCCTCACAAGCTGTACCAGGACAGAAGCCAGCCCGGGGCGGCACCAGCCAGGTCCTGAGGGCGGCTGACCCACACGTCGTAGATGTTCTTGTTGGGCGGGACCCCCTGGAAGAGAGCGTCCAGGTCCCAGAGCAGCCCCGGGGGCCCCTGGGATTCAGGGGCCACACCCCAGTAAGCTGGGCTGGTCGAGGGTGGGCACTGGGGACAGGAGGTGGGTGGCAGTGAGGCCAAGGGCATGACCACGTTGGGAGTGTAAATGGGCAGGTAGGAGGTGGGCAGCTGCCCCCACAGTGAGGCCCTGTGTCCCCCTGTGGGCAGCCCCGTGGGATCTGGGGTTCCTGGCAGTAAGTGGAccggccagggcctgggctctggggtAGTGAGGGGAGAGGGGCGGATGTCTGTGCCCTGGGACACTGCCCCCTCCACTCTTGTGGGcttggggaggggctggtggggcCACAGGGGCCTCTCAGAGGAGGGCAGGGATGGGGTATGCACTGCCTCCCCCTCACTGCTCCTGGAGCCTGCGCCTGCCGGGGTTGGGCTGCCCTGCCCGGCCCTTCtgggctgctgcggccagggcgGCCCCTCCCCGGGGTTCCCCAGCAGGGATTTGATGCTGAAGCCTTCGCTGGCCGGTGGCGGCGGGCTGGGTGGCCGGTAGGGCCGGCCGTGAAGCACataggggcccaggtccttggcgaAGGCTCTGTGCGCACCCCTGTTCTGCCAGCGCCGGCACAGGGCCGTGTTCTGCAGCCGCAACGCGTCGGCCGGGATCAGGCTCACGTCGACCGCCCAGAAGTTGCCCTTGGCCTGGGGCTTCGCAgggtccttgggcacctggaagggggtgggtgggcaggctTCGTGAGGCCTGGGGACCCTGAGGCTCCGGCCTTCtgtgcccgccccccccccgcagggCGTTGCCCGTCGCTCTCCCACCTTGCGGAAGCAGGGGTTGGAGGAAAGGTTGTGGCGGATGGAGTCCTTCCAGCCCTCGTAGTCGTCCCTGAAGAAGGGGAACGCGGCCTGCACTTGGTGGATGATCTGCaaccagagggagggaggccgcTGAGCCTGGGGCATGGGCAGCGACCCCTTCCCCACAGCCGGGCTTGGGGGCGACCAGGATGgccccggggcagggggctgtaGCCAGAGCTGCCTGCAGGTTGGTGGTGGAGGGGGCGTCTCACCTGGGCCAGCTTCAGCCGGCGGGCGGGTGCGGCCTGGATAACCAAGGCGATCATGGCCAAGTAGGTGTAGGGGGGCTTGTCATGCCGCAGgtacctcttcttcctcctcttgggGCGCTCGGAGGGCGACTCTGCCTGGGAGTCCCTGCAGGGCCCCATGGGTGGGAGGGCGAGGGCGCGGGTCCGGGCCGGGCCTGCTGGAGGGCTCCGCGTGGAGGGACAGAGTGGCGAAGGTGGGCCGGGGCCTGGGGCCGGCGGGGGGCAGGCGGGCCAGGCCCTTTATCATTCggatggaagggggaggggagggaggaagacgccgtgggggaggggagcatgcCGAGGCTGCTACAATTAGCAAGTTTCGGTTAATCtggaagggaggggcagagagtaTTTCAGTGGGGACTTCGGACAGGCGACCCCCTGAAGGgtcagcccctccccctgggcgAGGAGCTGGCAGGAAGAGCCCTGGGTAGGGGCCGTGGCCCGCCTCCCCTGtgcccaggccaggcctcagGTGCCCGTCCAACAGGTGGGGACAGCTTTGCCCATGCAGGCTTCCTGGAAGGCACAGGGCCAGGGCCCCCTGGAGTTCCAGCCAGAGCAGCTTATCTGACCAGAGTCACCatcaggagggcttcctggggcaAGGCCACCgaggcacccccccacccccaggagcggAAAAGGGGGCCCTCAGCCTCTCCTCCCTGGCCATCTGGTTTGTAGCTCTGCCCCTGAGTCAGCCAAGGCCTGTGTGCCCACCccgtggggagcaggggctgagTGTGCCCTGGGGGTGCCTCACGGCTCCTGCCGGGCCCTTCATGGGGGTCAGCCCTTCCCCGGCCATGGCCGACTGGCTGGCTGCCCCCTCGGCACTCCTGTTGGGGCCCTCTGCCTCCTGTTTCTTGTGCTCCACGTAGGGGGTTAGTGCCTGTGGCTTCTGAACCCGCTATGTCAGCAGAGATGTTCTCtctttgatttgaaaagcagacacaaaGGGACAcgtttcatctgctggcttactccccggTCGGTTGGacaggtgaggctgggccaggagaggccaggagccacagggaggtggcaggaacccagccgcCAGCGCCATGCGGCACCTGGGGCCTCCAGGGAGCGCCTTAGGAAGCTGGGGTGGAAAGTGGGGGCTCTCCAACACGGCACGTGCGTGTCCCCAGTGAGAGCTAACCACTGCTCTAAAGCCTGCCCCTCCTTACtggccttttttaaaattatttttaaggactgatttatttattggaaaggcaggtacacagacacacacgtcctccacctgctggctcactcccccagatgtccacagtggcGGGGCTGCTccccgggagctccatccaggtctgctccgtgggtgcaggggtccaggcactcggccatcttgtgctgctttccccgggACACTGTCAGGGAGCGGGATCCCCGTGGGGTGAGGCTCCCGTGGGACGCCCTGGGGCCTCCCTTGCTGCCAGGATGATCCCGAGTGCCGGCGGGGTTCCCAGTGCCGGcctggacctctctctcttgcacatgCTGCTTCCTCCACCCGCGCAAGCAGGCACGTGCGGGGAACTCCCGCCTTCCTCGGGACCCCACACGCGGCGGCGGGACACCCATACCCCATGCCGGAGTTCCTAGCTCCGGCccccgacccagcttcctgcaggtgcgCACCCCGTGCAGCCGCAGTgatgggtccccgccacccacgtgggagacccgggaggcTTTGCTCGGGCCTCCGTCTCTTGCTGGCTCTGTGGGtctctcaaagaaaatgaaatcgaGTAAGCTAAAAACATCTAAAAAGTCCAGCTCACATGGATGATCACCCGACCGGAGGGCCGGGCCACAGCGACACCATCGACCCACGCCTGGCCCTCGCCAGTCCCGGGgcacgccccgcccctcccgagcgcgcctcccgccccgccccgccccgccccgccccggcggcccaggccccgccccgcctcccatGGGGCACCGCGGCTTCCGGCTCTGGGCCGCGCGGGCCGGAAGTGTAGCGTTGCCATGGCGAAGGCCGGGCGCGGGGCCCGCCCCCGCGGCACCGAGGAGAGCGAGCTGCTGACCGCCCTGCGAGGGAGATGAGACGCGGGCAGCTGCCGGCGCGAGAGCGAGGTGAGGCGCAGAGCTCCGGGACCTGCGGCGGCACGGGGCCGAGGGCCAGGGAtcgggggccgggcggggccccTGCCCGGGCAGGAGGCGGCCGAGCCGGACCCAGGTGGGGGCGCTGGGGAGATGGGTCTGGCGGGCCCCGCCTGTGGAGGCCGCCGCGAGGGCGCTGCTTCTGTCCGAGTGTGAGGTGGGTCTGGGCCCTCGGTCGTGGAGGTCAGCTGGGCTTGCCTTGCCCGGACTTGCTGTGCCTGCGGCCTGCGGCCGGCCCTGTGGGCCGGAGCCGGGGCGTGGGCGCAGAGGGGAGGTGGCGCGAGCCAGCGCCGGCCCCGCGCTCTCCGTCGCCTCTGAGTCTTACCTGGACGCGGGGCCGCGCGCTCTGGCGGGGCAGGGTCCTGCCCGCAGCACCTGGCCCTCTGGTGCCACCCTGCCCGCAGCACCCTGGCCCTCTGGTGCCACCCTGCCCGCAGCACCTGGC
Above is a genomic segment from Oryctolagus cuniculus chromosome 6, mOryCun1.1, whole genome shotgun sequence containing:
- the KIFC2 gene encoding kinesin-like protein KIFC2 isoform X2, with protein sequence MYAFYSLLIYIFYSLFRRDGGAAAAAGDPGQRDSRKPAGRRRPEQLAPELWAELTGLAGCEESEDEPEVGAERRGAAVSLEEALTRLAEFLSVQLGAGESCGTAPDLGQPGELPPLLTVTSQLLALLAWIRSPRARRAFLQGTQPASCVQPLPPDGPGEAAKGEALGQQPLQLEEDQRAWQRLEQLVLGQGATDSEKRVQHLTLENEALKQSLSLTRDLLRHWGAGPPARAPQEEAEALGELQGRLQEAQHTTEALRVQLGVQEAQLQGLRAALQQLQQEAEQNCRQELRQVHAQLAGLRARMAGLRQGCGDLRGLVSTFTQSCQGSLSEAQGQVTWALGALSASEAGTPLPEGQQGPPARCPGRLLELRGNIRLLCRLRPGTPSSLVSVEPGRRGTVTTCYRGRQRCFRLDWVFAPDASQEEVFRELEPAVLSCLRGYSVCIFTYGQTGAGKTYSMEGPPEDPGIAPRALQSLFREMGAAGRHRVTLSMVEIYNEAVRDLLAPGPPERLAVRQGPAGQGGVQVAGLTHWDVPNLDTLHQMLSLGRSNRATAATAMNQHSSRSHALVTLTLSPPRAPGTTGTLHLVDLAGSERAWRAGAAGAHQAGPEGARRLREARTINRSLLALGGVMAALRARRPHVPFRDSQLTRLLQPALGPGTTAVLLLQISTRPEDLGETVCSLKFAERVGQVELGPARRRRTPRSGTPSSLGSGTPPTPTPTPPSAGSPPSPSRSPALTPPEGRSLA
- the KIFC2 gene encoding kinesin-like protein KIFC2 isoform X1; translation: MYAFYSLLIYIFYSLFRRDGGAAAAAGDPGQRDSRKPAGRRRPEQLAPELWAELTGLAGCEESEDEPEVGAERRGAAVSLEEALTRLAEFLSVQLGAGESCGTAPDLGQPGELPPLLTVTSQLLALLAWIRSPRARRAFLQGTQPASCVQPLPPDGPLPAQEDPSDLTPGPGEAAKGEALGQQPLQLEEDQRAWQRLEQLVLGQGATDSEKRVQHLTLENEALKQSLSLTRDLLRHWGAGPPARAPQEEAEALGELQGRLQEAQHTTEALRVQLGVQEAQLQGLRAALQQLQQEAEQNCRQELRQVHAQLAGLRARMAGLRQGCGDLRGLVSTFTQSCQGSLSEAQGQVTWALGALSASEAGTPLPEGQQGPPARCPGRLLELRGNIRLLCRLRPGTPSSLVSVEPGRRGTVTTCYRGRQRCFRLDWVFAPDASQEEVFRELEPAVLSCLRGYSVCIFTYGQTGAGKTYSMEGPPEDPGIAPRALQSLFREMGAAGRHRVTLSMVEIYNEAVRDLLAPGPPERLAVRQGPAGQGGVQVAGLTHWDVPNLDTLHQMLSLGRSNRATAATAMNQHSSRSHALVTLTLSPPRAPGTTGTLHLVDLAGSERAWRAGAAGAHQAGPEGARRLREARTINRSLLALGGVMAALRARRPHVPFRDSQLTRLLQPALGPGTTAVLLLQISTRPEDLGETVCSLKFAERVGQVELGPARRRRTPRSGTPSSLGSGTPPTPTPTPPSAGSPPSPSRSPALTPPEGRSLA
- the FOXH1 gene encoding forkhead box protein H1; translated protein: MGPCRDSQAESPSERPKRRKKRYLRHDKPPYTYLAMIALVIQAAPARRLKLAQIIHQVQAAFPFFRDDYEGWKDSIRHNLSSNPCFRKVPKDPAKPQAKGNFWAVDVSLIPADALRLQNTALCRRWQNRGAHRAFAKDLGPYVLHGRPYRPPSPPPPASEGFSIKSLLGNPGEGPPWPQQPRRAGQGSPTPAGAGSRSSEGEAVHTPSLPSSERPLWPHQPLPKPTRVEGAVSQGTDIRPSPLTTPEPRPWPVHLLPGTPDPTGLPTGGHRASLWGQLPTSYLPIYTPNVVMPLASLPPTSCPQCPPSTSPAYWGVAPESQGPPGLLWDLDALFQGVPPNKNIYDVWVSRPQDLAGAAPGWLLSWYSL